The Microcystis panniformis FACHB-1757 region GGTATGATGATCGGTGATGATAATATCGATTCCTAGACTGTTTGCATAGTCAATTTCAGCGATATTCGTGCTTCCCGTGTCACAGGTGACGATTAAACGGGTTCCTTGATGCGCTAGTTTCTCGATACCGGGACAATTGAGGCCGTGGGATTCTTTTTGGCGATCGGGTATGTAATAATCTAACTGTTGATAGGGTGGAAAAAACTGCCCCAATCCTTCCCAAAGGACACTGGTAGCGGTGACACCATCGGCATCAAAATCACCCCAAATAGTCACTTTTTCGCCTTTATTTAGGGCTTTTTCCAGTCTTTTGACGGCGAAGTTCATTTCTTGCCCAAAATCAAAGGGAGTTTTTGACTGATAAGCTTTCTCATCCAGAAACGTCCGCAGAGTCGCCCCATCTTGGACACCGCGATGCCATAATATTTGTGCCACGACGCTGCCATCCGACTCTGGGGTGTAGTCTTGGACTATTTTTAAAAACTCTTGGGGAAGCTCTACCGATGGGGGAATTTGCCAGTTAGACACGGGATATCAGGGAAAAAGTAAAAAAGGTGGCAGTTTTTGTGATTTTCCCTATCTCCATTTAGGGCTTGCTGAATAAATGTGAAATGTAGGCAAGGTAAGGGTTTTGTGGCTTTACGAGCGAAACAGGTGCAAGATTTTGAGAGAATCGTGCTTCAAAACCTTGCGTCTTCATCAGCCCGCGTCCTGTAGGGGCGAAGCATTCGGACAATAACCTATCGGTGAAACCGTAGATTTTCTATCCGAATGCTTCGCCCGTACTTTTTCAGCAAACCCCATTTAGCCACCACTAACGGGGGGAATTAAAACTATCTCATCGCCATTTTCGAGGATTTTCTCTCCCGAAACAAACTGAAGATTAACTCCAAAACGAGTAACGTCGCGCCATCTTTCTAATTGGGGATAGGGGGCTATAATATAGTTTAACACTGCTGCTGCGGAAGTGTGGGCAGGAAATTCGAGGTTTAATTGTGAAGTTTGATAGACTTCTTGATAAATAGCAAATAGTTTTACTGTGATCGTAATCTTTTCCATCTTTACATCAATATTTTTTCTAGGATAATAACATTAATTGAGAACCCTGTTCGGTTTTGCGGACTTCGATGCGATGTTGAAAAGCTTCTTTAAATTGGGGCATATGAGTTACCGTCAAAATACAGGCAAAATCGGCGGATATAGCGTTAATTGCCGCAATTAAGCGCTCGCATCCTTCCGCATCCTGAGTTCCGAATCCTTCGTCAACAATGAGCATTTGTAAGGCTGTTCCGGCTCTTTGTGCCAATAATCTCGCTAAAGCTAATCGAATCGAGAAATTAATCCGAAAAGCTTCCCCTCCTGAATAGGTTTCGTAGGGACGAGAGCCGCGGGTATCACCAATAATAATATCTAAAGTATCGATTAACTTTTGTCGCTGTTTCTTCGTACCTTTACCGCTTTTTTGGGTTAAAAACTGCACATGAAATTGATTACCGGTTAAGCGAGCTAAGATATGATTAGTTTGTGCTTCCAACTCTGGTAAAACATTCTCAATCATCAGAGTTTGTAAACCATTTTTGCCAAAAGCTATGGCTAACTCTCTATAAACTGTATATTGTTTTTTAACTTTAGCTAAATCGCTTTCTTTTTCTATCAGTTGTTTACCTAAAGTTTCCAGTTGATGTAACTTCTCCTCAACCCGACCTTTTTGGGAGAGCAATCCATCAATTATCTGTCTTCGCTGTTGAATATTAGTCGATAACACGGCTATTTCTTGGCGATAGTCAGTCAAAGTACCAATCTTTTGACTAATATTTGCTAACTCCTGATTCAGCTTCTGGCGATCCTCATTTCGCAGCTGTAATCTTTGCTCAATGTCAGCAATTTTAGCAGCTATTTCTGGATAATTTTTTTCTGCTTGTTGCCAATCTTGATACTGTAATCTTACTCCCTGTAATTGTCGGATCAGATTTTGAATATTCTGATGTTCACTGCGATCATAATTTAAGTTTTGAATAAACTTTTCTAAGCGTTCAATTTCCTGTTTAAGTGGGGAATTTTGACCTAGTTCTCGTTTCTCCTGTTCTAGTCTAGCTAGTTGATTAATTAAATTAGGTTTCTCGGCATTGATATTAGCTAAACGACGGTTTGCTTGCTTAAGTTCTGATTCTTGAATTTCTGCCCAACGCCATCTTTTTTCTTCTCCTCTGACTAAAGCATGACTTTGTTCATCATAGTTTAATAGGGCGATTTCTTGATTGACAATTTGCAATTCTTGCTGTAATTCTAGGGCATAATTGCCACTGCTTAAAAGTGCTTCTAACTGGACAAGTATCTCCTCGGTTTTCTCTAGTTCTATTTCCTTTTCTTCAATAGTTTCTAACTTGACTTCCAACTGCACATATTTTTGTTGTAGATTCGATCTTACTGGCAATTCTTGTTTAATTTGGGCTAATTCCTCCCGTAAACGTTTTAAATCTCGATCGCAGTCTGCCATCCCTTCCTGTAGGGACCAGATTTGCTCTTGAATTTGTTCTTGATGTTGATGGGTTTTCCTGATTACCTGATGACGGTGATGACTGTCTAAATTCTGTTCACACAAAGGACAAACCGAATCGGGAATATTTAATTTTTCCAATTTATCAGTTAACTCTAAAAGTTGTTCTTCATATCTTTTCTGCTGCTCCAATAAACTTTTTTTATCCACCTGTTTGAGGGTTTCCTTTTCTTCCACTCGTTCACAATAGGTTTGTTTTTTATCTAGTTCCTTAATTCGTTTGGCTAAATTGAGAGCTTCCTCTCTTA contains the following coding sequences:
- a CDS encoding MoaD/ThiS family protein, with the protein product MEKITITVKLFAIYQEVYQTSQLNLEFPAHTSAAAVLNYIIAPYPQLERWRDVTRFGVNLQFVSGEKILENGDEIVLIPPVSGG
- the sbcC gene encoding exonuclease subunit SbcC, producing the protein MIPLQLTLKNFLSYREAVLDFRGLHTACICGANGAGKSSLLEAITWAIWGESRVSIGDDVIHAGSDYARVDFEFSYGGEIYKIIRSRHRGGKASGLDFQVINDQSFRPLSGKSIKDTQAQINTYLKIDHKTFINSAYLRQGQADEFMKQPPSGRKQILAELLQLDRYEILANKAKDISKQFDGQSLQIEQQVETIKLRLQEKNSYQEHLQELSSQINQINQEQEVNNRRLQQLQGEENQRQNWEKQLQWQREQERALLAEIERLDREKVSLDNQLNQIRTILHRKNDIITAHERLINLDQKEASLSSQLQAWQQAQYDKQQLEQKLQQKINEFTLPIQQTSARLEELERQEQETQKIIEQGGDIQAGLEKLNYHRQRLQELDRLALKYAPLNSRKADLNMQLEREKARINARREQLQRNRQQLETEIARIPLLREEALNLAKRIKELDKKQTYCERVEEKETLKQVDKKSLLEQQKRYEEQLLELTDKLEKLNIPDSVCPLCEQNLDSHHRHQVIRKTHQHQEQIQEQIWSLQEGMADCDRDLKRLREELAQIKQELPVRSNLQQKYVQLEVKLETIEEKEIELEKTEEILVQLEALLSSGNYALELQQELQIVNQEIALLNYDEQSHALVRGEEKRWRWAEIQESELKQANRRLANINAEKPNLINQLARLEQEKRELGQNSPLKQEIERLEKFIQNLNYDRSEHQNIQNLIRQLQGVRLQYQDWQQAEKNYPEIAAKIADIEQRLQLRNEDRQKLNQELANISQKIGTLTDYRQEIAVLSTNIQQRRQIIDGLLSQKGRVEEKLHQLETLGKQLIEKESDLAKVKKQYTVYRELAIAFGKNGLQTLMIENVLPELEAQTNHILARLTGNQFHVQFLTQKSGKGTKKQRQKLIDTLDIIIGDTRGSRPYETYSGGEAFRINFSIRLALARLLAQRAGTALQMLIVDEGFGTQDAEGCERLIAAINAISADFACILTVTHMPQFKEAFQHRIEVRKTEQGSQLMLLS